One window from the genome of Pseudomonas fluorescens encodes:
- a CDS encoding SDR family oxidoreductase: protein MPVALITGCSSGIGRALADAFKAAGYQVWATARKAEDVATLATAGFTAVQLDVNDGQALEQLGERINQQCGGLDVLVNNAGYGAMGPLLDGGVPAMQRQFETNVFAIVGVTRALFPVLRRARGLVVNIGSVSGVLVTPFAGAYCASKAAVHALSDALRMELAPFDIRVMEVQPGAIASSFAKNAGHEAEQLISEQSPWWPLRDGIRARAKASQDNPTPTHEFAAALLKAVQQPKPPRLLRLGNGSRALPLMAGLLPKGLLEKGLMKRFGLGKSL, encoded by the coding sequence ATGCCTGTTGCGTTGATTACCGGATGTTCCAGCGGCATTGGCCGCGCCCTCGCCGACGCCTTCAAGGCCGCGGGTTATCAGGTCTGGGCCACGGCGCGCAAGGCTGAAGACGTGGCGACACTCGCCACCGCCGGGTTCACCGCCGTGCAACTGGACGTCAACGATGGCCAGGCCCTGGAACAACTGGGTGAGCGGATCAACCAGCAATGTGGCGGCCTGGATGTGCTGGTCAACAATGCCGGCTACGGCGCCATGGGCCCGCTGCTGGACGGCGGCGTGCCGGCCATGCAGCGTCAGTTCGAAACCAACGTATTCGCCATCGTCGGGGTCACCCGGGCGCTGTTCCCGGTGCTGCGCCGGGCCAGGGGGCTGGTGGTGAACATCGGCAGCGTTTCCGGGGTGCTGGTCACGCCGTTCGCTGGCGCTTATTGCGCTTCGAAGGCGGCGGTGCATGCCTTGAGCGATGCCTTGCGCATGGAGCTGGCACCCTTCGACATCCGCGTGATGGAGGTCCAGCCCGGCGCGATTGCCTCCAGCTTCGCCAAGAATGCCGGTCATGAAGCCGAACAATTGATCAGCGAACAATCGCCCTGGTGGCCCCTGCGCGATGGCATCCGCGCCCGGGCCAAGGCTTCCCAGGACAACCCGACCCCCACCCACGAATTCGCCGCGGCGCTGCTCAAGGCGGTTCAACAACCCAAGCCACCCCGCTTGCTGCGTCTGGGCAACGGCAGCCGGGCGCTGCCGTTGATGGCGGGTTTGTTGCCCAAAGGGTTACTGGAGAAGGGGTTGATGAAGCGGTTCGGGTTGGGAAAATCGCTGTAA
- a CDS encoding alginate O-acetyltransferase, translated as MNPQMIKLLGLSALAAGILAAASGARADEIKAPSFTAEPCCNLCPAAHDAKNYTTRYQQNFTTLVQAQGDWLFRTQEDLRTEFNTTPAGYKRMQQLHDAFKAKGVELVIVYQPTRGLVNRNKLNPQEKAAFDYEKALTNYKSMLGRFAQMGYVVPDLSPLTNENLPDTLPAHDFYFRGDQHWTPYGAQRTAKIVAEKVKQIPAFADIPKREFETKKSGRMGKTGTLHNMAGQLCGTSYAIQYMDQFTTEPKGEAGDGDLFSDSGNPQITLVGTSHSGKNYNFAGFLEEAIGADILNVAFPGGGLEGAMIQYLGSEEFQKSPPKILIWEFSPLYRLDQETIYRQMMALLDNNGCEGKPALMSSKTALKPGKNELMVNTKNMDLRNSSHQVDIRFADTSVKTLQATLWYMNGRHEDIKIEKPDTSDTDGRFAFQLRTDEDWASQNLLAVEVQGPEAGKEPLQIEAKICKRNASPQAGQQTAQIGQ; from the coding sequence ATGAACCCACAGATGATCAAACTTTTGGGCCTGTCCGCCCTGGCTGCCGGCATTCTCGCCGCTGCAAGCGGCGCGCGCGCCGATGAAATCAAGGCACCGAGCTTCACCGCCGAACCATGCTGCAACCTGTGCCCGGCGGCCCATGACGCGAAGAACTACACCACGCGCTACCAGCAGAACTTCACCACGCTGGTGCAGGCCCAGGGCGACTGGCTGTTCCGGACCCAGGAAGACCTGCGCACCGAGTTCAACACCACCCCCGCCGGCTACAAGCGCATGCAACAGTTGCACGATGCGTTCAAGGCAAAAGGCGTCGAGCTGGTGATCGTCTACCAGCCGACCCGGGGCCTGGTGAACCGCAACAAGCTCAACCCACAGGAAAAGGCCGCCTTCGACTACGAGAAAGCCCTGACCAACTACAAATCCATGCTCGGCCGCTTCGCCCAGATGGGTTATGTGGTGCCGGACCTGTCGCCGCTGACCAACGAAAACCTGCCCGATACGCTGCCGGCCCACGATTTCTATTTCCGTGGCGACCAGCACTGGACGCCGTATGGCGCCCAGCGCACGGCCAAGATCGTCGCCGAGAAGGTCAAGCAGATCCCGGCCTTCGCCGACATTCCCAAGCGTGAGTTCGAGACCAAGAAGTCCGGCCGCATGGGCAAGACCGGCACCCTGCACAACATGGCCGGGCAGCTGTGCGGCACCAGCTATGCGATCCAGTACATGGACCAGTTCACCACCGAACCCAAGGGCGAGGCTGGCGACGGCGACCTGTTCAGCGATTCCGGCAACCCGCAGATCACTCTCGTGGGCACCAGTCACAGCGGCAAGAACTACAACTTTGCCGGTTTCCTGGAAGAAGCCATCGGCGCCGACATCCTCAACGTCGCCTTCCCTGGCGGTGGTCTGGAAGGCGCGATGATCCAGTACCTGGGCAGCGAAGAGTTCCAGAAGAGCCCGCCGAAAATCCTCATCTGGGAGTTCTCGCCGCTGTATCGCCTGGACCAGGAAACCATCTACCGCCAGATGATGGCGCTGCTGGACAACAACGGTTGCGAAGGCAAGCCGGCCCTCATGAGCAGCAAGACCGCGCTCAAGCCAGGCAAGAACGAATTGATGGTCAATACCAAGAACATGGATCTGCGTAACAGCAGCCACCAGGTCGACATCCGCTTCGCCGACACCTCGGTGAAAACCTTGCAAGCCACCCTCTGGTACATGAATGGGCGCCACGAGGATATCAAGATCGAAAAACCGGATACCTCCGACACCGACGGACGTTTCGCCTTCCAATTGCGCACCGACGAGGACTGGGCTTCGCAGAACCTGCTAGCCGTTGAAGTCCAGGGCCCTGAAGCCGGTAAAGAGCCACTGCAAATCGAAGCGAAAATCTGCAAACGCAACGCATCTCCGCAAGCCGGGCAACAAACGGCTCAAATCGGACAATGA
- a CDS encoding DUF1656 domain-containing protein: MPREIAFHGVYMPTMTLMFFIAAGLAWALDRFLSGLDLYRFFWHPALLRLSLFTCLFGALALTVYR, translated from the coding sequence ATGCCCCGTGAGATCGCCTTCCATGGCGTGTACATGCCCACCATGACCCTGATGTTTTTCATCGCCGCCGGCCTGGCCTGGGCCTTGGACCGCTTCCTGTCGGGGTTGGACCTGTACCGTTTCTTCTGGCACCCGGCGTTGTTGCGCCTGAGTCTGTTTACCTGTCTGTTCGGCGCGCTGGCGCTGACGGTCTACCGTTGA
- a CDS encoding MBOAT family O-acyltransferase, whose product MVFSSNVFLFLFLPIFLGLYYLSGQRYRNLLLLIASYVFYAWWRVDFLALFAGVTLWNYWIGLKVGAAGVRTKPAQRWLLLGVGVDLAILGYFKYANFGVDSLNAIITGFGLNPFILTHVLLPIGISFYIFESISYIIDVYRGDTPATRNLIDFAAFVAIFPHLIAGPVLRFRDLADQFNNRTHTLDKFSEGCTRFMQGFIKKVFIADTLAVVADHCFALQNPTTGDAWLGALAYTAQLYFDFSGYSDMAIGLGLMMGFRFMENFKQPYISQSITEFWRRWHISLSTWLRDYLYITLGGNRKGTLMTYRNLFLTMLLGGLWHGANITYVIWGAWHGMWLAIEKAVGINTTPRSINPIRWALTFLLVVMGWVIFRAENLHVAGRMYGAMFSFGDWSLSELTRANLTGLQIATLVVAYVTLAFFGLRDFYTNRPPVKAKPEVNTEANGPATAQPGLIKAVPGDNPAAIHEPGYTVGVEAQVQPAYWTVDWSRYVMRALVLLLFIASILKLSAQSFSPFLYFQF is encoded by the coding sequence ATGGTATTTTCATCCAACGTGTTCCTGTTCCTGTTCTTGCCGATCTTTCTCGGCTTGTACTACTTGAGCGGGCAACGCTATCGCAACCTGCTGCTGCTGATCGCCAGCTACGTGTTCTATGCCTGGTGGCGTGTGGACTTCCTCGCCCTGTTCGCCGGCGTGACCCTGTGGAACTACTGGATCGGCCTGAAAGTCGGCGCCGCCGGTGTGCGCACCAAACCGGCCCAGCGCTGGCTGTTGCTCGGCGTGGGCGTGGACTTGGCCATCCTGGGCTATTTCAAATACGCCAACTTCGGCGTGGACAGCCTCAACGCCATCATCACCGGCTTCGGTCTCAACCCGTTCATCCTGACCCACGTGTTGTTGCCGATCGGGATCTCGTTCTACATCTTCGAGTCCATCAGCTACATCATCGACGTCTATCGCGGTGACACGCCGGCGACCCGCAACCTGATCGACTTCGCAGCGTTCGTGGCGATTTTCCCGCACCTGATCGCCGGCCCCGTGTTGCGTTTCCGCGACCTGGCCGACCAGTTCAACAACCGCACCCACACGCTGGACAAGTTCTCCGAAGGCTGCACGCGCTTCATGCAGGGCTTCATCAAGAAAGTGTTCATCGCCGACACCCTGGCGGTGGTGGCCGACCATTGCTTCGCCTTGCAGAACCCGACCACGGGCGATGCCTGGCTCGGCGCCCTAGCCTACACCGCGCAGCTGTACTTCGACTTCTCCGGCTACAGCGACATGGCCATCGGCCTGGGCCTGATGATGGGTTTCCGTTTCATGGAAAACTTCAAGCAGCCCTACATCAGCCAGTCGATCACCGAGTTCTGGCGCCGCTGGCACATCAGCCTGTCGACCTGGCTTCGTGACTACCTCTACATCACCCTGGGCGGTAACCGCAAAGGCACGCTGATGACCTATCGCAACCTGTTCCTGACCATGCTCCTCGGTGGTCTGTGGCACGGCGCGAACATCACCTACGTGATCTGGGGTGCCTGGCACGGCATGTGGCTGGCCATCGAAAAAGCGGTGGGCATCAACACCACGCCACGCAGCATCAACCCGATCCGCTGGGCGCTGACTTTCCTGCTGGTGGTGATGGGCTGGGTGATCTTCCGGGCCGAGAACCTGCACGTGGCCGGTCGCATGTACGGCGCCATGTTCAGCTTCGGCGACTGGTCGCTGTCGGAACTGACTCGCGCCAACCTCACCGGCCTGCAGATCGCCACGCTGGTGGTGGCCTACGTGACCCTCGCCTTCTTCGGCCTGCGGGACTTCTACACCAACCGTCCGCCGGTCAAGGCCAAGCCTGAGGTCAACACCGAGGCCAACGGCCCGGCCACCGCGCAGCCGGGGCTGATCAAGGCGGTACCGGGTGACAACCCGGCGGCGATCCATGAACCGGGCTACACCGTGGGTGTCGAAGCCCAGGTGCAACCGGCCTACTGGACCGTGGACTGGTCGCGCTACGTGATGCGCGCCCTCGTGCTGCTGCTGTTCATCGCTTCGATTCTCAAACTCTCGGCGCAAAGCTTCTCGCCGTTCCTTTACTTCCAGTTCTGA
- a CDS encoding HlyD family secretion protein, whose translation MKKFFSLLATLLVLALALWIGRTLWVHYMNTPWTRDGRVRADIINVAADVSGEVVEVSVRDNQLVKKGDLLMRIDPEHYRIAVKQARSLVASRKATWEMRKVNAHRRADLDNLVISRENRDDASNIADSALADYQQAQAQLEAAELNLSRTDVRAAVDGYVTNLNVHRGDYARIGEAKMAVVDMHSFWVYGFFEETKLPKVRVGDSAQLQLMSGETLKGHVESISRGIYDRDNPESRELIADVNPTFNWVRLAQRVPVRIHLDEVPDGVLLAAGMTCTVVVEPHAKR comes from the coding sequence ATGAAAAAGTTTTTCAGCCTGCTGGCGACGCTGTTGGTACTGGCCCTGGCGTTGTGGATCGGCCGTACGCTGTGGGTCCATTACATGAACACGCCCTGGACCCGCGATGGCCGGGTGCGGGCCGACATCATCAATGTGGCCGCCGATGTCAGCGGCGAGGTGGTCGAGGTGTCGGTGCGCGACAACCAGTTGGTGAAAAAGGGCGACTTGTTGATGCGCATCGACCCCGAGCATTACCGCATCGCCGTGAAGCAGGCGCGCTCCCTGGTGGCGTCGCGCAAGGCCACCTGGGAGATGCGCAAGGTCAACGCCCATCGACGTGCCGACTTGGACAACCTGGTGATCTCCCGGGAAAACCGCGACGACGCCAGCAACATCGCCGACTCGGCCCTGGCCGACTACCAGCAGGCCCAGGCCCAGTTGGAAGCCGCGGAGCTGAACCTGTCGCGCACCGACGTTCGCGCGGCGGTGGATGGCTACGTCACCAACCTCAACGTGCACCGCGGCGACTATGCGCGCATCGGCGAGGCGAAAATGGCCGTGGTGGACATGCATTCGTTCTGGGTCTACGGCTTCTTCGAAGAGACCAAGTTGCCCAAGGTGCGGGTCGGCGATTCGGCGCAGTTGCAGTTGATGAGCGGTGAGACGCTCAAGGGCCATGTGGAAAGTATTTCCCGAGGCATCTACGACCGCGACAACCCCGAAAGCCGCGAACTGATCGCCGATGTGAACCCCACGTTCAACTGGGTTCGCCTGGCCCAGCGAGTGCCGGTGCGCATTCATCTGGATGAAGTGCCGGACGGCGTGCTGCTGGCGGCGGGGATGACCTGCACGGTGGTGGTGGAGCCCCACGCCAAGCGCTGA
- a CDS encoding alginate O-acetyltransferase AlgF, producing the protein MTFNTTPRRLAARSFKAVALVASMSALSLSAFAGDSALYGPVAPKGSSFVRVYNAANAEVSATVGSTNISDVAPLASSDFSFMPGGDYSAKVGSQTVPVKLASDHYYTLVNNATGQPQLIEEPPFKNKQKSLVRVQNLSDKALTLKTADGKTEVVPNVAAKGRGEREINPVKVSLALFEGDKKVGDLKPVALERGEAAVLYVTGSGSSLSPVWVKRPVSTR; encoded by the coding sequence ATGACTTTCAACACTACTCCTCGCCGTCTCGCTGCTCGCTCCTTCAAGGCCGTTGCCCTCGTCGCCAGCATGAGCGCCCTCTCGTTGTCCGCCTTTGCCGGTGACTCGGCCCTGTACGGCCCGGTCGCGCCAAAAGGCTCGAGCTTCGTGCGGGTCTATAACGCCGCCAACGCCGAAGTCAGCGCCACCGTCGGCAGCACCAATATCAGCGATGTAGCCCCCCTGGCCAGCAGCGACTTCAGCTTCATGCCCGGTGGCGACTACAGCGCCAAGGTCGGCAGCCAGACCGTGCCGGTGAAACTGGCCTCCGATCACTATTACACCCTGGTCAACAACGCCACTGGCCAGCCGCAACTGATCGAAGAACCGCCATTCAAGAACAAGCAGAAGTCCCTGGTCCGCGTACAGAACCTCAGCGACAAGGCACTGACCCTCAAGACCGCCGACGGCAAGACCGAAGTGGTGCCGAACGTGGCTGCCAAGGGCCGTGGCGAACGCGAGATCAACCCGGTGAAAGTGTCCCTGGCCCTGTTCGAAGGCGACAAGAAAGTCGGCGACCTCAAGCCTGTGGCCCTGGAGCGCGGCGAAGCGGCCGTGCTGTACGTCACCGGTTCGGGCAGCAGCCTGTCGCCAGTGTGGGTGAAACGCCCGGTGTCGACCCGCTGA
- a CDS encoding alginate O-acetyltransferase produces MTRSLRIFYVVLFMLILTALGIWSMRSFFGFSTNPDATVLNGRWAKAVETHYDEEFPIKRLGTNIWAALDYKLFNEGRKGVVLGRDQWLYSDEEFNPIVNEELNLQGNYALVEGVRQKLKEQGITLVMAIVPAKARLYPEHLGEVKPSSIHANLYQDFHARVAADNILAPDLLGPLQQAKQNGQQVFLRTDTHWTPEGAQVAAENLAKAIAERTPLNGEPQRFVTEPAEKITHKGDLRQFLPLDPLFENLMPAQEPLVKRNTREADDQPAGDDALFADAQVPVALIGTSYSANPNWNFVGALKQALHSDVVNYAEDGHGPILPMLSYLKSDAFKNSPPQVLIWEFPERYLPVNNEIGDADPQWVAELKQAGARQQNVAANTPSETPDRAQN; encoded by the coding sequence ATGACCCGCTCATTACGCATCTTCTACGTCGTGCTGTTCATGCTGATCCTGACAGCCCTGGGTATTTGGTCGATGCGCAGCTTCTTCGGCTTCAGCACCAACCCCGACGCGACTGTGCTCAACGGGCGCTGGGCCAAGGCCGTGGAAACGCACTACGACGAAGAGTTCCCGATCAAGCGCCTGGGCACCAACATCTGGGCCGCGCTGGACTACAAGCTGTTCAACGAAGGCCGCAAGGGCGTGGTCCTGGGCCGCGACCAGTGGCTGTACAGCGACGAAGAGTTCAACCCGATCGTCAACGAAGAGCTGAACCTGCAAGGCAACTACGCACTGGTCGAAGGCGTGCGTCAGAAGCTCAAGGAACAAGGCATCACCCTGGTCATGGCGATCGTGCCGGCCAAGGCGCGGCTGTACCCCGAGCACCTGGGCGAAGTGAAGCCTTCGAGCATCCACGCCAACCTCTACCAGGATTTCCATGCTCGCGTCGCGGCGGACAATATCCTTGCGCCTGACCTGCTCGGCCCGCTGCAACAGGCCAAGCAAAACGGCCAGCAAGTGTTCCTGCGCACCGACACCCACTGGACCCCGGAAGGCGCCCAGGTCGCTGCCGAGAACCTGGCCAAGGCCATTGCCGAGCGCACGCCGCTCAACGGCGAGCCGCAGCGCTTCGTCACCGAGCCTGCAGAAAAAATCACCCACAAGGGCGACCTGCGCCAGTTCCTGCCGCTGGACCCGCTGTTCGAAAACCTGATGCCAGCCCAGGAGCCGCTGGTCAAGCGCAACACCCGCGAAGCCGACGACCAGCCGGCCGGCGACGACGCGCTGTTCGCCGATGCCCAGGTGCCCGTGGCCCTGATCGGCACCAGCTACAGCGCCAACCCTAACTGGAACTTCGTCGGTGCACTCAAGCAAGCCCTGCACAGCGATGTCGTGAACTACGCCGAAGACGGCCACGGCCCGATTCTGCCAATGCTCAGTTATCTCAAGAGCGATGCCTTCAAGAACAGCCCGCCACAGGTGCTGATCTGGGAGTTCCCTGAACGTTACCTGCCTGTAAACAACGAAATCGGCGACGCCGACCCACAGTGGGTCGCAGAGCTCAAGCAAGCCGGCGCTCGCCAACAGAACGTAGCCGCCAACACCCCATCCGAGACGCCCGACCGGGCGCAAAACTGA
- a CDS encoding mannuronate-specific alginate lyase gives MTSTTRTRTLKTLLAPSLLTLALFAGATQAAAPLRPPQGYFAPIEKVKAGEAAKGCDATPTPYTGSLQFRSKYEGSDKARATLNVQSEKAFRDSTADITKIERGVSKQVMQFMRDGRPEQLECTLNWLTAWAQADALMSKDFNHTGKSMRKWALGSMASAYVRLKFSESRPLANHPEQAQLIEGWFSRMADQVVSDWDNLPLDKTNNHSYWAAWSVMATSVATNRRDLFDWAVKEYKVGVNQVDADGFLPNELKRKQRALSYHNYALPPLAMIASFAQVNGVDLRQENNGALKRLGDRVLAGVKDPDIFEEKNGEEQDMKDLKVDSKFAWLEPFCSLYTCSEDVLERKHEMQPFKTFRLGGDLTRVYDPSREKGEKGS, from the coding sequence ATGACCAGTACCACGCGCACCCGAACGTTGAAAACGCTGCTGGCGCCCTCCCTGCTGACCCTGGCACTGTTCGCCGGGGCCACGCAGGCCGCGGCCCCGCTGCGCCCGCCACAGGGTTACTTCGCACCGATCGAAAAGGTCAAGGCCGGCGAAGCGGCCAAAGGTTGCGACGCCACGCCGACGCCCTATACCGGTTCCCTGCAATTTCGCAGCAAGTACGAGGGCTCCGACAAGGCCCGCGCGACGTTGAACGTGCAATCGGAAAAAGCCTTCCGCGACAGCACCGCCGACATCACCAAGATCGAGCGTGGCGTCAGCAAACAAGTCATGCAGTTCATGCGTGACGGCCGCCCCGAGCAGTTGGAATGCACGCTGAACTGGCTGACCGCCTGGGCCCAGGCCGATGCGCTGATGTCCAAGGACTTCAACCACACCGGCAAGTCCATGCGCAAATGGGCGCTGGGCAGCATGGCTTCGGCCTATGTGCGCCTGAAGTTCTCCGAGTCGCGCCCACTGGCCAACCACCCGGAGCAGGCGCAACTGATCGAAGGCTGGTTCAGCCGGATGGCCGATCAGGTGGTCAGCGACTGGGACAACCTGCCGTTGGACAAGACCAACAACCATTCCTACTGGGCCGCCTGGTCGGTGATGGCCACCTCCGTGGCAACCAACCGTCGCGACCTGTTCGACTGGGCTGTCAAGGAATACAAGGTCGGCGTCAACCAGGTCGATGCCGACGGTTTCCTGCCCAACGAACTCAAGCGCAAGCAACGGGCCCTGTCCTACCACAACTATGCCCTGCCGCCGTTGGCGATGATCGCCAGCTTCGCCCAGGTCAACGGTGTGGACCTGCGCCAGGAAAACAACGGCGCCCTCAAGCGACTGGGTGACCGGGTGCTGGCGGGGGTGAAAGACCCGGACATCTTCGAAGAGAAGAACGGCGAAGAGCAGGACATGAAAGACCTGAAGGTCGATTCGAAATTCGCCTGGCTCGAACCGTTCTGCAGCCTCTACACCTGCTCCGAGGATGTGTTGGAGCGCAAGCATGAAATGCAACCGTTCAAGACCTTCCGCCTCGGCGGGGACTTGACCCGGGTGTATGACCCGTCGCGGGAGAAAGGCGAAAAAGGAAGCTGA
- a CDS encoding mannose-1-phosphate guanylyltransferase/mannose-6-phosphate isomerase has protein sequence MIPVILSGGSGSRLWPLSRKQFPKQFLALTGEHTLFQQTLERLVFEGMDTPIVVCNKDHRFIVNEQLANRKLEAQRILMEPFGRNTAPAVALTAMMLVNEGRDELMLVLPADHVLEDQKALQRALALATVAAERGEMVLFGVPATKPETGYGYIKSTNDALLPEGVSRVSHFVEKPDVKRATEFVEAGGYFWNSGMFLFRASRFLEELKKHDPDIYDTCLLTLERSEQTADTITLDEATFACCPDNSIDYAVMEKTQRACVVPLSAGWSDVGCWSSLWEVNAKDANGNVTKGDVVVQDSRNCMIHGNGKLVSVIGLDNIVVVETKDAMMIAHKDKVQGVKQMVNTLNAQGRTETQNHCEVYRPWGSYDSVDMGGRFQVKHISVKPGACLSLQMHHHRAEHWIVVSGTAEVTCDENVFLLCENQSTYIPIASVHRLRNPGKIPLEIIEVQSGSYLGEDDIERFEDIYGRSTPIERGVSVKTIAQ, from the coding sequence ATGATTCCGGTGATCTTGTCAGGTGGTAGTGGCTCACGTCTTTGGCCGCTTTCGCGCAAGCAATTCCCTAAACAGTTCCTGGCCCTGACCGGTGAACACACCCTGTTCCAGCAGACCCTCGAGCGCCTGGTGTTCGAAGGCATGGACACGCCGATCGTGGTCTGCAACAAAGACCACCGTTTCATCGTCAACGAACAGTTGGCCAACCGTAAGCTCGAAGCCCAGCGCATCCTGATGGAACCGTTCGGGCGCAACACCGCACCGGCCGTGGCGCTGACGGCCATGATGCTGGTCAACGAAGGCCGCGACGAGTTGATGCTGGTGCTGCCGGCCGACCACGTGCTGGAAGACCAGAAAGCCCTGCAACGCGCCCTGGCCCTGGCCACCGTGGCCGCCGAGCGTGGCGAGATGGTGCTGTTCGGCGTACCGGCCACCAAACCGGAAACCGGCTATGGCTACATCAAGTCGACCAACGATGCGCTGCTGCCCGAAGGCGTGAGCCGCGTCTCGCACTTCGTCGAAAAACCCGACGTCAAGCGTGCCACCGAGTTCGTCGAGGCCGGCGGTTACTTCTGGAACAGCGGCATGTTCCTGTTCCGCGCCAGCCGCTTCCTCGAAGAGCTGAAAAAGCACGATCCGGACATCTACGACACCTGCCTGCTGACCCTGGAGCGCAGTGAGCAGACGGCCGACACCATTACCCTCGACGAAGCCACCTTCGCCTGCTGCCCGGACAACTCCATCGACTACGCGGTGATGGAAAAGACCCAGCGCGCCTGTGTGGTCCCACTGTCGGCCGGTTGGAGCGATGTCGGCTGCTGGTCGTCGCTGTGGGAAGTCAATGCCAAGGACGCCAACGGCAACGTCACCAAGGGCGACGTGGTCGTCCAGGACAGCCGCAACTGCATGATCCACGGCAACGGCAAGCTGGTGTCGGTGATCGGCCTGGACAACATCGTGGTGGTCGAAACCAAGGACGCCATGATGATCGCCCACAAGGACAAGGTCCAAGGCGTCAAGCAGATGGTCAACACCCTCAACGCACAGGGCCGCACCGAAACCCAGAACCACTGCGAGGTCTATCGTCCGTGGGGTTCCTATGACTCGGTGGACATGGGCGGTCGTTTCCAGGTCAAGCACATCTCGGTCAAGCCGGGCGCGTGCCTGTCGCTGCAGATGCACCACCACCGCGCCGAACACTGGATCGTGGTCAGCGGCACCGCCGAAGTGACCTGCGACGAGAACGTGTTCCTGCTCTGCGAAAACCAGTCGACCTACATCCCGATCGCGTCGGTCCACCGCCTGCGCAACCCGGGCAAGATCCCGCTGGAAATCATCGAAGTGCAGTCCGGCAGCTACCTGGGCGAAGATGACATCGAACGTTTCGAAGACATCTACGGTCGCTCCACCCCGATCGAACGCGGCGTCTCGGTGAAAACCATCGCCCAGTAA